TGGATGTGACAACAGATTGAGGATAGGAGTTACAGCCTCTTCTCCTATGGCTGCCATTGCCCCCATTGCTGAACCTTGAACGACAGAGTCTTGATCATTGAGGAATGCAGATACAAGATCAGGCAGACTATTGGGATCCTCAATTAACGTCAGTGTCTTTGCTGCTGCCCTACGCACGGTTACTTGGTCGCTAGACAGCATGGCATTACAAAGAGCAGGAACAGCTGCTTGTCCAACGGAACCAAGACTATCTGCAAACCGTAGGCGAAGAAGTCCCCGAGGATCGCCGAGGCCCGCTATCATTTTATCGATAGATTTTTGATCTGAATCGAGAGGTATACCACTACTACGCTGTTCTTTTAAGTGCGCTGATAGCACCAAGGCCTCCTCTTCGCTTAATGTATTGACTTGTTGGGTCTGCGATGAATTCTTAATTTGATTGCTATCAGACATTGCAGGATACCTCACCCATCAGCACTTAAAATCATCCTCTCACTAGACCTTTACTGACTATAGTTGCTAATCATGCAATTTTTTGTTCTCTCCCATAACTTACAGATTCATTCAGAGTCCGTACCTTCTTTTACTCCTTCGGAACTCGCAGAAGGTCTCAGCCTTCATTCTGATCACATCAATACCAATGCTTTGAACCACCCTCATTGGATGGTTCTTGTTGAGTCTGATCTCTCACACCAAGAGTTAGCACGAGAAGTCGTTAATGCATGGAAAAAATTTCGG
The window above is part of the Synechococcus sp. WH 8020 genome. Proteins encoded here:
- a CDS encoding HEAT repeat domain-containing protein, which translates into the protein MSDSNQIKNSSQTQQVNTLSEEEALVLSAHLKEQRSSGIPLDSDQKSIDKMIAGLGDPRGLLRLRFADSLGSVGQAAVPALCNAMLSSDQVTVRRAAAKTLTLIEDPNSLPDLVSAFLNDQDSVVQGSAMGAMAAIGEEAVTPILNLLSHPETTEMQIGLANWALAFIGDRGSKTLRNALSSGNSTIRKAAIAALTSRIDTLNADENKDLLSNASNDDDSEIRAEVATLLGAMEDTDWAKLLLISNLDDPDSWVRKNSVLSLMKLNAKEALPKLEELELQEKDRIVVNVLKLAIQKLRQTD
- a CDS encoding DUF2656 family protein, producing MQFFVLSHNLQIHSESVPSFTPSELAEGLSLHSDHINTNALNHPHWMVLVESDLSHQELAREVVNAWKKFRNSLGHSMNHSFIALGGRKDSEATPGSPLQEGYWGVDVVECANPDSFLKSINWDALKASRPVDGVFEVRD